One window of the Helicoverpa zea isolate HzStark_Cry1AcR chromosome 7, ilHelZeax1.1, whole genome shotgun sequence genome contains the following:
- the LOC124631840 gene encoding pickpocket protein 28-like isoform X1, with translation MFSERSFQAQIIQDDLQRTPKNNFIKPKNKRFHNVVIDKTKNYFKLFLETSSIHGLNHLVSDRRHVLEIFLWFTIIFFSAFGSLYLSQMTWSRYQSSPTVVSMDRDMYAWNTTFPCVTVCPVDYIDKRKLDIYLRNSNEENKTKLESFILTLANSSYRNFEDIPDYEGVTPDKYIQLLLNLSLPFKPTLTIGVSNVVLSIVPTITEMGLCYSVNSRTAEYNSPEYRDTNRWDVLSDEKKSLFIHPLDGEVFAQVMNISTAYNVYIHGPQEVPDISTKFQRSANGYYMKLYVTALTVYTSPEASRLSVNQRRCRFPHENNLKHNSIYTYTMCRMECRIRLCLKYCHCIPHFYRRIGDEKLCDIKGLHCLSKHKDELYKLQDSTGKRINCGCYPLCDDVNYVLQSNALQVWFLGTNLQWGMVTYPRMRYRRDIIFGFTDVLVAVGGMAGLFLGCSVLSFMEVVYFLTLRLFCYAHTSK, from the exons ATGTTCTCAGAACGCTCATTTCAAGCCCAAATAATCCAAGACGATCTACAACGAACACCGAAGAATAACTTCATCAAGCCGAAGAACAAGAGGTTTCACAATGTGGTGATAGATAAAACTAAGAACTATTTCAAACTGTTTCTTGAGACATCGTCTATTCATGGATTGAATCATCTAGTATCGGATCGAAGACATGTCCtcgaaat CTTCCTGTGGTTCACCATAATATTCTTCTCAGCGTTTGGGTCCCTGTACCTCTCGCAGATGACGTGGAGCCGCTACCAATCGTCTCCGACTGTTGTTTCAATGGACAGGGACATGTATGCCTGGAACACCACCTTCCCTTGTGTTACTGTGTGTCCTGTTGACTATATCGATAAGAGGAAACTTGATATTTATCTCAG AAACTCCAACGAAGAAAATAAGACCAAACTGGAATCCTTCATCCTGACTCTCGCCAACTCGTCATACAGGAACTTTGAAGATATTCCGGACTACGAAGGCGTGACTCCAGACAAATATATCCAGTTATTGCTGAACCTGTCCTTGCCCTTTAAGCCGACTTTGACGATTGGAGTGTCCAATGTAGTGTTGTCTATAGTTCCTACCATTACGGAGATGGGATTATGTTATTCGGTAAACTCAAGGACGGCTGAGTATAATTCACCGGA ATACAGAGATACAAACCGTTGGGATGTTTTGTCTGATGAAAAGAAATCATTGTTTATTCATCCTTTGGACGGTGAAGTTTTTGCTCAAGTCATGAATATTTCTACTGCTTATAAT GTGTACATTCACGGCCCTCAAGAAGTGCCAGATATATCAACCAAGTTCCAGCGTTCTGCAAATGGCTACTACATGAAGCTATACGTCACTGCTCTTACTGTCTACACCTCTCCAGAAGCTTCCCG GTTGAGTGTAAATCAACGTCGTTGTCGGTTCCCTCATGAGAACAATTTGAAACATAACTCTATCTACACCTACACCATGTGTAGAATGGAGTGCCGCATACGACTTTGTTTGAAGTACTGCCATTGCATCCCACATTTCTATAGGAGGATTG GTGATGAAAAGTTATGTGATATCAAAGGTCTACATTGTCTGTCCAAGCATAAAG ACGAATTGTACAAGTTGCAAGACAGTACTGGAAAAAGAATAAACTGTGGATGCTATCCGTTGTGCGATGATGTAAATTATGTCTTGCAGTCaaat GCTCTTCAAGTCTGGTTTCTTGGAACTAATCTCCAATGGGGCATGGTCACCTATCCTCGAATGAGATACAGACGGGATATCATTTTCGGTTTCACTGATGTGCTTG TTGCTGTTGGCGGTATGGCTGGCTTGTTCCTGGGCTGCAGTGTCCTTAGTTTCATGGAAGTCGTCTACTTTCTTACACTTCGTCTTTTCTGCTATGCTCATACATCTAAATAA
- the LOC124631840 gene encoding sodium channel protein Nach-like isoform X2, with translation MFSERSFQAQIIQDDLQRTPKNNFIKPKNKRFHNVVIDKTKNYFKLFLETSSIHGLNHLVSDRRHVLEIFLWFTIIFFSAFGSLYLSQMTWSRYQSSPTVVSMDRDMYAWNTTFPCVTVCPVDYIDKRKLDIYLRNSNEENKTKLESFILTLANSSYRNFEDIPDYEGVTPDKYIQLLLNLSLPFKPTLTIGVSNVVLSIVPTITEMGLCYSVNSRTAEYNSPEYRDTNRWDVLSDEKKSLFIHPLDGEVFAQVYIHGPQEVPDISTKFQRSANGYYMKLYVTALTVYTSPEASRLSVNQRRCRFPHENNLKHNSIYTYTMCRMECRIRLCLKYCHCIPHFYRRIGDEKLCDIKGLHCLSKHKDELYKLQDSTGKRINCGCYPLCDDVNYVLQSNALQVWFLGTNLQWGMVTYPRMRYRRDIIFGFTDVLVAVGGMAGLFLGCSVLSFMEVVYFLTLRLFCYAHTSK, from the exons ATGTTCTCAGAACGCTCATTTCAAGCCCAAATAATCCAAGACGATCTACAACGAACACCGAAGAATAACTTCATCAAGCCGAAGAACAAGAGGTTTCACAATGTGGTGATAGATAAAACTAAGAACTATTTCAAACTGTTTCTTGAGACATCGTCTATTCATGGATTGAATCATCTAGTATCGGATCGAAGACATGTCCtcgaaat CTTCCTGTGGTTCACCATAATATTCTTCTCAGCGTTTGGGTCCCTGTACCTCTCGCAGATGACGTGGAGCCGCTACCAATCGTCTCCGACTGTTGTTTCAATGGACAGGGACATGTATGCCTGGAACACCACCTTCCCTTGTGTTACTGTGTGTCCTGTTGACTATATCGATAAGAGGAAACTTGATATTTATCTCAG AAACTCCAACGAAGAAAATAAGACCAAACTGGAATCCTTCATCCTGACTCTCGCCAACTCGTCATACAGGAACTTTGAAGATATTCCGGACTACGAAGGCGTGACTCCAGACAAATATATCCAGTTATTGCTGAACCTGTCCTTGCCCTTTAAGCCGACTTTGACGATTGGAGTGTCCAATGTAGTGTTGTCTATAGTTCCTACCATTACGGAGATGGGATTATGTTATTCGGTAAACTCAAGGACGGCTGAGTATAATTCACCGGA ATACAGAGATACAAACCGTTGGGATGTTTTGTCTGATGAAAAGAAATCATTGTTTATTCATCCTTTGGACGGTGAAGTTTTTGCTCAA GTGTACATTCACGGCCCTCAAGAAGTGCCAGATATATCAACCAAGTTCCAGCGTTCTGCAAATGGCTACTACATGAAGCTATACGTCACTGCTCTTACTGTCTACACCTCTCCAGAAGCTTCCCG GTTGAGTGTAAATCAACGTCGTTGTCGGTTCCCTCATGAGAACAATTTGAAACATAACTCTATCTACACCTACACCATGTGTAGAATGGAGTGCCGCATACGACTTTGTTTGAAGTACTGCCATTGCATCCCACATTTCTATAGGAGGATTG GTGATGAAAAGTTATGTGATATCAAAGGTCTACATTGTCTGTCCAAGCATAAAG ACGAATTGTACAAGTTGCAAGACAGTACTGGAAAAAGAATAAACTGTGGATGCTATCCGTTGTGCGATGATGTAAATTATGTCTTGCAGTCaaat GCTCTTCAAGTCTGGTTTCTTGGAACTAATCTCCAATGGGGCATGGTCACCTATCCTCGAATGAGATACAGACGGGATATCATTTTCGGTTTCACTGATGTGCTTG TTGCTGTTGGCGGTATGGCTGGCTTGTTCCTGGGCTGCAGTGTCCTTAGTTTCATGGAAGTCGTCTACTTTCTTACACTTCGTCTTTTCTGCTATGCTCATACATCTAAATAA
- the LOC124631828 gene encoding uncharacterized protein LOC124631828 isoform X1, protein MISVVILVSVLLPIFSHGVPIDEGKNASGLKAPERVGLQEIGHGDDVAFAATWAEVISDDPDDPVTGYTAYLWEIKKVKTLVFVNGEQQEDEPPIDNDHLPDGIPMIMTVPANKHIAFFYNLKMQVAYEIRVKAYTKNREGPFSQAMRLKILKKTITVS, encoded by the exons ATGATCAGTGTAGTTATTTTAGTGAGTGTTTTGTTACCAATATTCAGCCACGGTGTTCCTATAGATGAAGGAAAGAATGCTTCAGGACTGAAGGCTCCTGAAAGAGTGGGGTTACAGGAGATAGGTCATGGTGATGATGTAGCATTTGCTGCCACTTGGGCCGAGGTCATCAGTGACGACCCAGATGACCCTGTTACAGGTTATACT GCTTATTTATGGGAGATAAAGAAAGTGAAGACATTAGTGTTCGTCAATGGTGAACAGCAAGAGGATGAGCCG CCAATTGACAACGATCATCTACCTGACGGCATACCGATGATCATGACAGTACCAGCCAACAAACACATCGCGTTTTTCTACAACCTGAAGATGCAAGTTGCTTACGAGATTAGGGTCAAAGCCTACACGAAGAATAGAGAAGGACCCTTTTCACAAGCCATGAGACTCAAGATattgaaaaaaacaattacTGTGTCTTAA
- the LOC124631972 gene encoding uncharacterized protein LOC124631972: MKTALVLVSILLASLSHGVPLDEVKAVTGLKAPKVYMSLSADGDTVAFYFSWDKVVSDDPTDPVIGYTAYLWEIKQWKTMEMNYLTGKLEEIETEPKMDDDILPGGIPMIVTVPANDTYAPFRNLKIRVCYEIRVKAFTKTREGPFSSPTRHKVLSTTITHTGPL; encoded by the exons atgaagACTGCTTTAGTCTTAGTGAGTATTTTGCTAGCAAGTCTCAGTCATGGTGTTCCCCTGGATGAGGTGAAGGCTGTGACGGGACTGAAGGCTCCGAAAGTGTACATGTCATTATCAGCTGATGGTGATACTGTAGCATTTTATTTCAGTTGGGATAAAGTGGTCAGCGACGATCCAACGGATCCCGTCATAGGTTATACG gCCTACTTATGGGAGATTAAGCAGTGGAAAACCATGGAAATGAACTATCTCACTGGTAAACTAGAAGAAATTGAAACTGAACCA aaaatggaCGATGACATCCTACCCGGCGGGATACCCATGATAGTGACAGTACCAGCGAACGACACTTATGCGCCATTCCGTAACTTGAAGATAAGAGTCTGTTACGAGATCAGGGTGAAGGCTTTCACGAAGACCAGGGAGGGGCCCTTCTCTAGTCCCACGAGACATAAGGTACTCAGTACCACGATCACTCATACCGGACCTCTGTAA